Proteins found in one Pseudoxanthomonas sp. SL93 genomic segment:
- a CDS encoding serine hydrolase domain-containing protein, with protein sequence MHSPDSRTVDDPSISSQPIANTLGSDGQPSITRVKLRRRATDINRKRQLLGALLLASVTATVVFAARAIEPHASLSTAGASKLAHDTEVTTQVGTRFLAPAGWTLHSGGDVTWLSPPEANAWVAAVDARGSTADAALADAWSRLGRTPDAPLRLSTPGAARDGWTQIASYRYDTPAAQNRLLSASVFGRDGAWTVFFVDMPLDVADRRRSQLALINGRIMPTGHVRESFEGRIPRQLGEAEVRQLNAFIADARQQLGIPGVAMGLLQGGRVVYAGGQGLRAEGSPETVDEKTLFLVASNTKAMTTMMLARMVDAGRLQWDMPVVRAWPSFRLGSDDASRKIEVRHLLCACTGLPRQDYPWLMEFTGRDAEDVVADLRDVVPTTAFGQLYQYSNPLAAAGGYLGARIAHPDQPLGNGYDNAMHEEVFAPLGMRSTTFDFDQALAGNHASPHAWDAQGRVALVDLGVNRSIVPVRPAGGAWSNVEDMLRFVSVELARGRLPDGKRYVGADALLARWAPQVALGAEASYGMGLVIDRSGGVRSVQHGGSMPGYQTGMLWLPEHDVGIVLLTNADNGAALMGLMRRRLLEVLFDGRPMAAGELAAAAARLSTSAAAERRSLTVPAPAPVVDTLEGTYRNALLGPMELRREGGRTIVDFGEWRSEVGTRHNSDGTSTLVTVDPGTDGYELIVEDSPQGARLVLLESQHRYVFERADATKAMARQGEG encoded by the coding sequence ATGCATTCCCCTGATTCTCGAACCGTCGACGATCCATCGATTTCCTCGCAGCCCATCGCAAACACGCTTGGCAGCGATGGTCAGCCCTCAATCACCCGCGTGAAGCTCCGGCGCCGCGCTACCGATATCAACCGCAAGCGTCAGCTGCTTGGGGCGCTTCTGTTGGCCAGTGTCACCGCGACAGTCGTCTTCGCAGCCCGAGCCATCGAGCCGCACGCATCATTATCTACTGCTGGCGCGTCCAAGCTGGCGCACGATACCGAAGTGACTACACAGGTGGGTACGCGTTTCCTAGCACCCGCAGGCTGGACGCTGCACAGCGGTGGCGATGTGACTTGGCTCTCGCCACCGGAAGCCAATGCCTGGGTGGCGGCAGTGGACGCGCGCGGCTCGACGGCGGATGCGGCGCTCGCGGATGCTTGGTCGCGTCTTGGTCGTACGCCCGACGCTCCCCTGCGGCTGTCCACGCCCGGCGCCGCACGCGACGGGTGGACACAGATCGCCAGCTACCGCTACGACACCCCCGCTGCGCAGAACCGTCTGCTGTCCGCCAGCGTATTCGGTCGCGATGGCGCTTGGACCGTCTTCTTCGTGGACATGCCCTTGGACGTCGCCGATCGCAGGCGCAGCCAGTTGGCGCTCATCAATGGGCGCATCATGCCGACCGGCCACGTGCGCGAATCCTTCGAGGGGCGGATTCCCCGACAGCTGGGAGAGGCGGAGGTCCGCCAACTCAATGCCTTCATTGCTGATGCGCGTCAACAACTGGGCATTCCCGGCGTCGCTATGGGCTTGCTGCAGGGTGGCCGCGTGGTCTATGCCGGCGGCCAGGGTCTACGTGCCGAAGGGTCACCGGAAACGGTCGATGAGAAGACACTTTTCCTGGTGGCGTCCAATACCAAGGCCATGACCACCATGATGCTGGCGCGAATGGTCGACGCAGGCCGCCTGCAGTGGGATATGCCCGTGGTACGTGCTTGGCCGTCGTTCCGGCTGGGAAGCGACGACGCGAGCCGGAAGATCGAAGTGCGGCACCTGCTGTGCGCCTGTACTGGGCTGCCGCGCCAGGACTACCCGTGGCTGATGGAGTTCACTGGCCGGGATGCCGAAGACGTGGTGGCCGACCTGCGCGACGTCGTCCCCACCACTGCATTCGGACAGCTTTACCAGTATTCCAATCCGCTCGCTGCCGCGGGGGGCTATCTGGGTGCGCGTATAGCCCACCCCGACCAGCCCCTCGGCAACGGCTACGACAACGCGATGCACGAAGAAGTTTTCGCGCCGCTGGGCATGCGCAGCACTACTTTCGATTTCGACCAGGCCCTGGCCGGCAACCACGCCAGTCCGCATGCCTGGGATGCACAGGGCCGCGTGGCGCTGGTGGACCTGGGCGTAAACCGCTCGATCGTGCCTGTCCGCCCGGCAGGCGGTGCATGGAGCAACGTCGAGGACATGTTGCGGTTCGTCTCTGTTGAACTCGCACGGGGTCGACTCCCCGATGGAAAACGCTATGTGGGGGCGGATGCGCTGCTGGCGCGTTGGGCACCGCAGGTGGCGTTGGGCGCGGAGGCCTCCTATGGCATGGGTTTGGTGATCGATCGCAGTGGAGGCGTGCGCAGCGTGCAGCACGGCGGCTCCATGCCGGGCTACCAGACGGGCATGCTGTGGTTGCCCGAACATGATGTGGGCATTGTGCTGCTGACAAACGCCGACAACGGTGCCGCGCTGATGGGCCTGATGCGCAGGCGCCTGCTGGAAGTCCTTTTCGACGGCAGGCCGATGGCGGCCGGCGAGCTGGCGGCTGCCGCGGCACGGCTTTCCACCAGTGCCGCCGCTGAGCGTCGCTCTCTCACCGTGCCGGCGCCGGCGCCTGTCGTGGACACGCTTGAAGGCACGTATCGCAATGCCCTGCTGGGGCCAATGGAGCTGCGCCGCGAAGGCGGCAGGACCATCGTCGATTTCGGCGAATGGCGCAGCGAAGTGGGAACCCGGCACAACAGCGACGGCACCAGCACGCTGGTCACGGTCGACCCCGGCACCGATGGATATGAGCTGATCGTGGAAGATTCACCGCAAGGTGCGCGCCTGGTGTTGCTGGAATCGCAGCATCGCTATGTCTTCGAACGCGCGGATGCGACCAAGGCCATGGCCCGCCAGGGAGAAGGGTGA
- a CDS encoding SOS response-associated peptidase: MRRFAQAIADRDQLAESIPEAIAQAIADDQDRYNIGKGKPANVIAMTDNRLVVLIDMVWGLVPRWSKEPTTHYTTVTARLERAPKSRIFAQAWKERHCLVPMSGYFKWDRQRKPPWPHFIQTRDGSALLAAGLWERWEGEDGTSLLSFAVLTAPNLAIPSPLTQDGPIFLEGKNAIRWLTGSISSPRSLLRHAHVPSLESYTVGRAIAKADVDDYTLLEPVDPAEKGPEPTDEDEDWEDD; this comes from the coding sequence ATGCGTCGATTCGCTCAGGCCATTGCCGACCGGGACCAACTGGCGGAGTCCATCCCTGAAGCCATTGCGCAGGCGATCGCAGACGATCAGGACAGATACAACATTGGCAAGGGAAAGCCGGCCAACGTGATCGCAATGACGGACAACCGCCTGGTCGTCCTGATCGATATGGTCTGGGGTCTCGTGCCCCGCTGGTCCAAAGAGCCCACGACGCACTACACAACCGTCACCGCGCGCCTTGAAAGGGCCCCGAAGAGCCGAATCTTCGCCCAGGCATGGAAGGAGCGGCATTGCCTGGTTCCTATGTCCGGCTACTTCAAATGGGACCGCCAGCGAAAGCCGCCGTGGCCCCACTTCATCCAGACGCGGGACGGATCGGCATTGTTGGCTGCCGGCCTCTGGGAGCGCTGGGAAGGCGAGGATGGGACCTCACTTCTCAGCTTCGCGGTGCTGACCGCCCCCAACCTGGCCATCCCGTCGCCTCTAACTCAGGACGGCCCTATTTTCCTTGAGGGCAAGAACGCTATCCGTTGGCTGACCGGCTCCATCTCCAGCCCCCGCTCACTGCTTCGACATGCCCACGTCCCCTCCTTGGAGAGCTACACCGTGGGGCGCGCCATTGCGAAGGCCGATGTGGACGACTACACGCTTCTTGAGCCGGTCGATCCGGCTGAGAAGGGCCCCGAACCGACGGACGAAGACGAAGACTGGGAAGATGACTAG
- a CDS encoding ABATE domain-containing protein codes for MHAVKPHAGIGGVPYAPQVGDHLALNPLNTEALSQGQAIDHWESREDMHRWLVRQGVDPAGEHTPSDLLQRGRDLWSAERKAIATGKAGEPLDVQPLNVLLEAHLTSPRLQRDTSGRLEITHVSANGTAASPLGPVAEAAAHLLSDGDFALVRQCEHPNCILWF; via the coding sequence ATGCATGCTGTTAAACCGCATGCCGGCATCGGTGGGGTGCCGTACGCTCCACAGGTCGGGGATCATCTCGCACTGAATCCGCTGAACACCGAAGCGCTCAGCCAGGGACAGGCAATCGATCACTGGGAGAGCAGGGAGGATATGCACCGTTGGCTGGTGCGGCAGGGCGTCGATCCGGCAGGCGAGCATACGCCGTCGGACCTGCTGCAACGCGGCCGTGACCTCTGGAGCGCCGAGCGGAAAGCAATTGCCACGGGCAAGGCAGGCGAACCGTTAGATGTGCAGCCGCTCAACGTTCTCCTGGAGGCGCATCTGACCTCGCCGCGGCTGCAGCGGGATACGTCAGGCAGGTTAGAGATCACCCATGTATCCGCCAATGGGACGGCCGCGTCGCCGCTCGGCCCGGTGGCCGAAGCCGCGGCGCACCTTCTCTCGGATGGCGACTTCGCGCTGGTCCGGCAGTGCGAGCATCCGAACTGTATCTTGTGGTTCTAA
- a CDS encoding helix-turn-helix domain-containing protein has product MQNVSPMLENLVSVHSIARSWSGVNALLTDFTCSGRVMYEVPHQENARAGMILEEVGEYRSEPRLKRSMACTVDYRPKQLNFVPAGMDIWGFSKDIRYARDIRVSFNAKELAEHCHIEHTDAASVPDLRFSDEKLSALMQLIAGAVSDQDADDQLYGDGLITAFAARFFSRSKVVARGPSRLSPVQLRSAISYLEASMPLRVELATLASLAGLSPYHYSRAFKASTGLAPYQWQLRSRIQRAQSLLLTTSASLESVAEATGFADAVHFGRTFRKLTGATPAAWRRNRRS; this is encoded by the coding sequence ATGCAGAACGTCTCCCCAATGCTGGAAAACCTAGTGAGCGTCCACAGTATCGCTCGCAGCTGGAGCGGTGTGAATGCGCTCCTGACAGACTTCACCTGCTCGGGTCGCGTAATGTACGAGGTTCCTCACCAGGAGAATGCCCGGGCCGGCATGATCCTCGAAGAGGTGGGCGAGTATCGTTCAGAGCCCAGGTTGAAACGCTCGATGGCGTGCACGGTCGATTACAGGCCCAAGCAGTTGAACTTCGTCCCGGCGGGCATGGACATCTGGGGCTTCAGCAAGGACATCCGCTATGCAAGGGACATACGCGTCTCGTTCAACGCCAAAGAACTCGCCGAACACTGCCATATCGAGCACACGGATGCTGCTTCCGTACCGGATCTCCGATTCTCGGACGAGAAGCTATCGGCGTTGATGCAGCTCATCGCAGGCGCAGTATCTGATCAGGATGCCGACGACCAGCTCTACGGCGATGGGCTGATCACCGCGTTCGCCGCGAGATTCTTCTCCCGCAGCAAGGTCGTGGCACGGGGACCGTCAAGACTCTCTCCCGTGCAGTTGCGAAGCGCCATCAGCTATCTGGAGGCCAGTATGCCGCTCCGCGTCGAGCTCGCTACCCTGGCTTCTCTTGCAGGGCTTTCGCCGTATCACTACAGCCGGGCATTTAAGGCGTCTACGGGATTGGCGCCCTATCAATGGCAACTCCGATCCAGGATCCAGCGCGCACAAAGCCTGCTCTTGACCACGAGCGCCTCACTGGAGAGCGTAGCCGAGGCGACAGGATTTGCGGACGCTGTGCATTTCGGCCGGACATTCCGAAAACTTACTGGCGCGACGCCCGCAGCATGGCGCCGGAATCGACGCTCCTGA
- a CDS encoding SDR family oxidoreductase produces the protein MPFIDRIDMISLIGKRALVTGGARGIGAAIVKALAEGGADVAFTYRASAEKARALAASIQGTGRRVIAIQADSAEPAAISRSVSEAIEFLGGFDILVNSAAIAHNGMIEDLDMDEYQRLMDTNVRGPVLFSKAVIPHLGEGGRIITIGSGLSERVPFPGVTAYAMTKAALVAFTRGLSRELGPKGITVNLVNPGSTDTDANPSDGPAGDFQRSMTSLGRFARPEEIAYAVAFLASPAAGVITGASLTADAGALA, from the coding sequence GTGCCTTTCATCGACAGGATCGACATGATCAGCTTGATTGGAAAACGCGCATTGGTGACCGGCGGCGCTCGTGGCATCGGCGCGGCAATTGTGAAAGCTCTGGCAGAAGGTGGCGCCGACGTGGCGTTTACCTATCGCGCTTCGGCCGAGAAGGCGCGGGCATTGGCCGCCTCCATCCAAGGCACCGGACGGCGTGTCATCGCCATCCAGGCCGACAGCGCCGAGCCTGCCGCCATCTCGCGCTCGGTGAGCGAGGCCATCGAATTCCTGGGTGGGTTCGACATTCTCGTGAACAGTGCGGCGATCGCACATAACGGGATGATCGAAGATCTTGATATGGACGAGTATCAGCGTCTCATGGATACGAATGTGCGAGGCCCGGTCTTGTTCTCCAAGGCAGTGATACCGCACCTGGGCGAGGGTGGCCGAATCATCACGATCGGCTCTGGCTTGTCCGAGCGCGTCCCGTTTCCTGGCGTGACCGCCTATGCGATGACGAAAGCGGCGCTGGTGGCGTTCACCCGCGGTCTGTCACGAGAACTCGGTCCCAAGGGCATCACCGTGAACCTGGTGAATCCTGGCTCCACCGACACGGACGCCAATCCGTCGGATGGTCCTGCGGGGGATTTCCAACGCAGCATGACGTCGCTCGGCCGTTTCGCACGACCAGAGGAGATTGCCTATGCAGTCGCCTTCCTCGCGAGTCCCGCGGCAGGCGTGATCACGGGAGCGTCCCTCACGGCGGACGCGGGAGCGCTCGCGTAG